The following are from one region of the Campylobacter sp. RM16189 genome:
- a CDS encoding GNAT family N-acetyltransferase produces the protein IAYHFDDKRSIYVTNVIIYAPYRKKGYGKIALTLLCKKAKDNGIKEIYDDIAIDNPAINLFLSCGFKEEYRTTEYVMLKKILVD, from the coding sequence AAATAGCTTATCACTTTGACGATAAAAGAAGTATATATGTTACAAACGTTATCATATACGCACCTTACCGTAAAAAAGGATACGGAAAGATTGCATTAACGCTATTATGCAAAAAAGCAAAAGATAACGGTATCAAAGAGATATATGATGATATAGCGATAGATAATCCTGCAATAAACTTATTTCTAAGTTGCGGCTTTAAAGAAGAGTATAGAACAACTGAATATGTTATGTTAAAAAAGATATTGGTTGATTAA